One Methylocapsa sp. D3K7 DNA window includes the following coding sequences:
- a CDS encoding HWE histidine kinase domain-containing protein: MVKALMECNFEAVFECMPAPFLVMDRDFTIIAVNQAFLDSTMRARDVLMGVNVFVAFPAPEESRKLLQASLERARDKGIADVLPAVSHAVTINGRYEERLWNCTHIPVRDASGNVAYIIKSAQDISDLHPRGLAEIPSLGIEPRDSTAPLPGSVQVLNQSLLATVHHLRRLVMQAPSFMCVLRGPDLVFELVNIAFSMLAGGRDLIGKTLHEGLPETEGQDYPGILKGIFETGEVHVGRKMRILLQDAPDCEIEEHYIDFVAQPILGVNGEVTGIFIEGNDVTDHVKTEQRQSLLIRELHHRVRNTLATVQGVMNTTAKSSANIEDFQEAFSGRISSLAKTHAVMTEQLHQSVSFQQLLTQELGPYSDDHGLRIRLSGPAVDLPSQIAVPLGMAVHELTTNAVRHGALSREEGRIEVGWGLAEKDGERSLLCEWSEFGGPTVAPPSRDGFGSMLLKRVLSQQIRAEVKVDFAPEGFRLRMAVPLHIER; the protein is encoded by the coding sequence ATGGTGAAAGCGCTGATGGAGTGTAACTTTGAAGCCGTTTTCGAGTGCATGCCCGCGCCATTTTTGGTGATGGACCGCGATTTCACCATCATCGCCGTCAATCAAGCTTTTCTGGACTCGACGATGCGGGCGCGGGACGTGCTCATGGGGGTCAATGTTTTTGTTGCGTTTCCGGCGCCTGAGGAGAGCCGGAAGCTCTTGCAAGCGTCGCTGGAGCGCGCCCGCGACAAGGGTATCGCCGACGTGCTTCCGGCAGTTTCCCACGCCGTGACGATCAATGGCCGCTATGAGGAGCGGCTTTGGAATTGTACCCACATTCCCGTGCGAGACGCCAGCGGCAATGTCGCTTATATCATCAAAAGCGCGCAAGATATTTCCGATCTGCACCCGCGGGGCCTGGCGGAGATTCCTTCGCTGGGGATCGAGCCGCGCGACAGCACTGCTCCGCTTCCAGGATCGGTCCAGGTCCTCAATCAGTCGCTTTTGGCGACGGTGCACCATTTGCGCCGTTTGGTGATGCAGGCCCCGAGTTTCATGTGTGTCTTGCGCGGTCCCGATCTTGTTTTCGAATTGGTCAACATTGCCTTTTCGATGCTCGCGGGCGGACGTGACCTCATCGGCAAGACATTGCACGAGGGCTTGCCTGAGACGGAGGGCCAGGACTACCCGGGGATATTGAAAGGCATCTTCGAAACCGGGGAAGTTCACGTCGGCCGCAAGATGCGTATTTTGTTGCAAGACGCACCGGATTGCGAGATCGAGGAGCATTACATCGACTTTGTCGCGCAGCCGATTCTGGGCGTCAATGGCGAGGTCACGGGCATCTTTATCGAAGGCAATGACGTGACCGATCACGTCAAGACTGAGCAAAGGCAATCCCTGCTGATCCGGGAACTGCATCACCGGGTCAGGAATACCCTTGCGACGGTGCAAGGAGTCATGAACACCACCGCCAAGTCATCCGCGAATATCGAGGATTTTCAAGAGGCATTCTCCGGGCGGATTTCGTCGCTGGCGAAGACTCATGCCGTCATGACAGAGCAACTGCACCAGTCGGTGTCCTTCCAACAATTGCTGACCCAAGAGCTTGGTCCTTACTCAGACGATCATGGCCTCCGAATTCGCCTCTCGGGACCTGCCGTGGATCTCCCTTCACAGATTGCGGTGCCGCTCGGGATGGCGGTCCATGAACTCACGACGAATGCGGTCCGGCACGGGGCGCTCTCCAGGGAGGAGGGTCGGATCGAGGTCGGATGGGGCTTGGCCGAGAAGGACGGCGAACGCTCGCTTTTGTGCGAATGGAGCGAATTTGGGGGACCAACCGTGGCGCCGCCGTCCCGCGACGGATTTGGATCGATGCTTTTGAAGCGGGTGCTTTCGCAGCAAATCCGGGCGGAAGTTAAAGTTGATTTCGCGCCAGAGGGCTTTCGCTTACGCATGGCGGTTCCGCTTCACATCGAGCGGTAA
- a CDS encoding PHB depolymerase family esterase, with protein sequence MEEQAAFGANPGNLGMFSCVPPGLAKSSALVVALHGCQQSAKDFDLATGWSELGRKHGFAVLFPEQKCGNNPQNCFNWFVEKHIRSDTGEIASIRGMIETMLEDYQLDAGRVFVTGLSAGGAMACALMAAYPHLFAAGTIIAGLPYGAALGPLDAMKAMAFGPAHSSRELGNLVRQASPGQKRWPKISIWHGNLDGVVAPANASALVQQWLDIHQVNEAGVVEDEVDGQLRLSWRDGAGMVVVEHYCFDGMAHGLPIEENLAGPLGTHPPFGLDIEISSTLRIAKSWGLLRQTLDTEEPPAENHGKTGFQISNLWS encoded by the coding sequence ATGGAAGAGCAAGCAGCGTTTGGCGCGAATCCTGGCAATTTGGGGATGTTTTCCTGTGTTCCACCAGGATTGGCCAAGTCCTCGGCGCTTGTCGTGGCATTGCACGGCTGCCAGCAAAGCGCCAAGGATTTCGATTTGGCCACCGGATGGTCTGAACTTGGCCGCAAACACGGCTTTGCCGTCCTGTTTCCCGAGCAGAAATGTGGAAACAACCCGCAAAATTGCTTCAACTGGTTTGTCGAAAAGCACATTCGCAGCGACACGGGAGAGATTGCTTCGATCCGCGGGATGATCGAAACCATGTTGGAGGACTATCAGCTCGATGCCGGGCGTGTGTTTGTGACAGGGCTTTCGGCCGGAGGCGCCATGGCCTGCGCCCTGATGGCTGCCTATCCGCATTTGTTCGCGGCCGGGACAATCATCGCGGGCCTGCCATACGGTGCGGCGCTCGGACCTCTCGATGCGATGAAGGCCATGGCTTTTGGACCCGCCCACTCGTCACGGGAGTTGGGAAATCTGGTTCGCCAGGCATCGCCCGGGCAGAAGAGATGGCCGAAAATTTCAATTTGGCACGGCAATCTCGATGGCGTGGTCGCTCCCGCCAATGCCTCGGCCTTGGTCCAGCAATGGCTCGATATCCATCAAGTCAACGAAGCTGGTGTCGTGGAGGATGAAGTGGACGGTCAGCTTCGCTTGTCGTGGCGCGACGGTGCGGGCATGGTTGTCGTGGAGCATTATTGCTTCGATGGGATGGCGCATGGCCTGCCAATCGAGGAAAATCTGGCTGGACCGCTGGGAACACATCCCCCGTTTGGGCTGGATATTGAAATATCATCGACCCTCCGGATCGCCAAATCTTGGGGGCTTCTTCGGCAAACCCTCGATACCGAAGAGCCGCCAGCGGAAAACCATGGTAAAACCGGTTTTCAGATTTCGAATCTCTGGTCCTAA
- a CDS encoding ferritin-like domain-containing protein — protein sequence MTVKSMNDLFLHTLKDIYYAEKQIYKNLPKMAKSAESQELKQAFEKHRDETEHQIERLETVFEQCGVAARAIRCEAMDGILAEAKEVMEEIEDGQVQDAGMLAAAQTVEHYEIARYGTLIAWADQLGMKDASKLLQQTLDEEKKTDQLLTKLAVANVNQAAA from the coding sequence ATGACGGTCAAATCAATGAATGATCTGTTTTTGCATACGCTCAAGGATATTTATTACGCCGAGAAACAGATCTATAAAAATCTGCCGAAAATGGCAAAGAGCGCTGAGTCCCAAGAACTCAAACAAGCCTTCGAAAAGCATCGTGACGAGACCGAGCATCAAATTGAACGTCTGGAGACCGTGTTCGAGCAGTGCGGTGTTGCCGCCCGCGCCATACGTTGCGAGGCGATGGACGGAATTCTGGCGGAAGCCAAGGAGGTCATGGAGGAAATCGAAGATGGTCAGGTTCAAGACGCAGGCATGCTTGCCGCGGCGCAGACTGTCGAGCATTATGAGATCGCCCGTTACGGCACGCTCATCGCGTGGGCCGATCAGCTCGGCATGAAGGATGCCAGCAAGCTTCTTCAGCAAACGCTCGATGAGGAAAAAAAGACGGATCAGCTACTCACAAAGCTTGCGGTGGCAAACGTCAATCAAGCAGCAGCATAG
- a CDS encoding phage holin family protein, which yields MNAFISRLLREATAPVVESSTRLIQKAVLVLFGVICLFVSWIFITVSLYEFLEPLIGNADAALGLGGIYLFAALLFLYSAKRQTRRRAGTLFAAERVKPMQDDSEPDPEISDFANNIDKSVAPFLAILKDAGMERERLALEAGAEAARQLTPFSLVTFAMVVGIVIGRMIGQEKPVRR from the coding sequence ATGAATGCCTTCATAAGCCGTTTGCTTCGCGAAGCGACGGCCCCGGTTGTCGAATCAAGCACGCGCCTTATCCAAAAGGCCGTGCTTGTTCTTTTCGGGGTGATCTGTCTGTTCGTCAGTTGGATCTTTATCACCGTATCGCTGTACGAGTTTCTGGAACCTTTGATCGGAAATGCCGATGCCGCACTTGGCTTGGGGGGCATATACCTTTTTGCCGCGCTTCTTTTTCTGTACTCGGCGAAACGTCAAACCCGTCGGCGTGCAGGCACGCTGTTCGCCGCAGAGAGGGTAAAACCGATGCAAGACGACAGCGAACCAGATCCGGAAATCTCTGATTTCGCGAACAATATCGATAAAAGCGTCGCACCATTCCTCGCCATCTTAAAAGACGCGGGCATGGAGCGTGAGCGTCTTGCGCTTGAGGCGGGCGCCGAAGCCGCCAGACAGCTCACGCCCTTCTCACTGGTTACGTTCGCAATGGTCGTGGGCATCGTTATTGGCCGCATGATCGGCCAAGAAAAACCGGTCCGCCGGTAA
- a CDS encoding response regulator, which produces MPISQAISAHIPYLRRFSRALTGTQAGGDAYVLATLEAIVADPAEFSKCAEPKIALYRLFLKVWGTVPVNDHVDQASFTGDEAGAHRSLEAITLRPRIAFLLSSLEDFDTAEVAGALDCSTDEAAGLIDAAGKEIADQIRTDVLIIEDEPFIALDLQNLVEEQGHRVVNVARTHREAIDAVKRDRPGLILADIQLADGSSGLEAVNQILETFSVPVIFVTAYPERFLTGTPPEPAFLITKPFKTESLKAVISQALFFDRKSHRKDENEKNHSLV; this is translated from the coding sequence ATGCCAATATCTCAAGCGATCTCCGCGCATATTCCGTATTTGCGCCGGTTTTCCCGGGCTTTAACGGGAACCCAGGCCGGGGGAGACGCCTATGTGCTTGCTACGCTCGAGGCGATTGTCGCGGATCCGGCCGAATTTTCAAAATGCGCCGAGCCAAAAATCGCGCTCTACCGCCTTTTTCTAAAAGTTTGGGGGACGGTGCCGGTCAATGACCATGTCGATCAGGCCTCGTTCACTGGCGATGAGGCAGGAGCCCACCGTAGTCTTGAAGCGATCACATTGCGGCCGCGAATCGCATTTCTCTTGAGTTCCCTGGAAGACTTCGACACTGCGGAAGTGGCGGGAGCCCTCGACTGCTCAACCGACGAGGCGGCCGGCCTGATTGATGCCGCGGGAAAAGAAATCGCGGATCAAATCCGCACCGATGTCTTGATCATCGAGGATGAGCCTTTCATTGCACTCGATCTTCAAAATCTGGTGGAAGAGCAAGGGCACCGGGTCGTCAATGTCGCGCGCACCCATCGCGAGGCCATCGATGCTGTCAAGCGCGACCGGCCGGGACTTATTCTCGCGGATATCCAACTCGCGGACGGCAGCTCGGGTCTCGAGGCGGTCAACCAAATTCTTGAAACGTTTTCTGTTCCGGTGATTTTCGTGACCGCCTATCCGGAACGGTTTTTGACGGGGACGCCGCCAGAGCCCGCTTTTCTGATCACCAAACCGTTCAAAACGGAGAGTCTGAAAGCGGTCATCAGCCAGGCGCTTTTCTTCGACCGCAAATCCCACCGCAAGGATGAGAACGAGAAAAATCACAGCCTCGTTTGA
- a CDS encoding NepR family anti-sigma factor — protein sequence MAGIKVFETPGQQHPAGSGAANEKIGGRCPKNAGSKPEISDQIGLQLRSVYDDILAQPVPGRFLDLLRQLEGSLESRASKDGM from the coding sequence GTGGCGGGAATAAAGGTATTCGAGACCCCGGGTCAACAGCATCCTGCCGGAAGCGGCGCCGCTAACGAGAAAATAGGCGGCCGTTGCCCCAAAAATGCAGGGTCGAAGCCTGAGATCTCTGACCAAATCGGCTTGCAGTTGCGAAGTGTCTACGATGACATATTGGCGCAGCCGGTGCCAGGGCGCTTTCTAGATCTGTTACGGCAGCTTGAGGGTTCGCTCGAATCGCGTGCAAGTAAGGATGGCATGTGA
- a CDS encoding sigma-70 family RNA polymerase sigma factor, whose translation MTADLLAVIPNLRAFAVSLCGNLDRADDLVQETLVKAWSNIDSFVEGTNLRAWLFTILRNIYYSEYRKRRREVADPDGAFAAKLATAPAQGGHMDLLDFRAALQQLPTDQREALILIGASGLSYEEAAGVCGCAIGTMKSRVNRARIRLAEMLAITSGTDFGHDGDWQAIDAVAFGQRLTHGDGE comes from the coding sequence ATGACCGCGGATCTGCTGGCTGTTATACCAAATCTCCGGGCCTTCGCGGTCTCCCTTTGCGGCAATCTTGATCGGGCCGACGATCTCGTTCAGGAAACCTTGGTCAAGGCGTGGAGCAATATCGATTCTTTTGTCGAGGGAACCAATCTCCGGGCCTGGCTTTTCACGATTTTGCGGAATATCTATTATTCGGAATACCGCAAGCGGCGGCGCGAAGTGGCCGATCCTGATGGAGCTTTCGCGGCGAAACTGGCGACCGCCCCGGCGCAAGGCGGTCATATGGATCTGCTTGATTTCCGTGCCGCGCTTCAACAATTGCCAACGGACCAGCGCGAAGCCTTGATTTTGATTGGCGCGTCTGGCCTCTCTTACGAAGAAGCAGCGGGGGTTTGCGGCTGCGCCATCGGGACCATGAAAAGCCGGGTGAATCGCGCCAGGATCCGCTTGGCCGAAATGCTGGCGATCACGTCGGGCACGGACTTCGGACATGATGGCGATTGGCAAGCCATCGACGCCGTGGCCTTCGGGCAGCGTCTAACGCACGGCGACGGAGAATAG
- the fumC gene encoding class II fumarate hydratase has translation MDERGKTRTETDSLGSIEVPAEHYWGAQTQRSRLHFAIGSEKMPIAIIHALAMVKRAAAEVNHSLGLLPEHLCSAIIAAAREIETGALDGEFPLVVWQTGSGTQTNMNVNEVIANRANELLGAPRGTKKPVHPNDHVNLGQSSNDCFPTAVHIAAVVNIKQVLEPALSALHGALAAKSEAFAAIIKTGRTHLQDATPVTLGQEFSGYAAQLQYGLERLALTVPGLYRLAQGGTAVGTGLNTKKGFAAAFAARIAALTGLPFVPAPNTFEALAAHDALLFAHGALNTIAASLFKIANDIRFAASGPRCGIGELILPENEPGSSIMPGKVNPTQVEALTMVCTRVFGNQSTMTFAASQGHFELNVYKPVIAFAFLESLALLAGGMNCFRKHCVEGLYADEPRIAFLLQRSLMLVTALAPKIGYDNAAKIAKAAHLHGTSLREEALSSGLVTAAEFDALVRPEAMLAPDD, from the coding sequence ATGGATGAACGCGGAAAGACGCGGACGGAAACGGACAGCCTTGGATCCATCGAGGTGCCCGCTGAACATTATTGGGGCGCGCAAACCCAACGGTCTCGTCTGCATTTCGCGATCGGCTCAGAAAAAATGCCGATCGCGATCATCCATGCCCTTGCGATGGTGAAACGGGCCGCCGCGGAGGTCAATCACAGTCTCGGACTTTTGCCGGAGCATTTATGTTCGGCGATCATCGCTGCGGCCCGCGAAATCGAAACTGGCGCACTTGATGGGGAATTTCCCTTGGTCGTCTGGCAAACGGGGTCAGGCACGCAGACCAACATGAATGTCAATGAGGTGATTGCCAACCGCGCCAATGAACTCCTCGGTGCGCCGCGCGGTACGAAGAAACCCGTGCATCCCAACGATCATGTCAATCTCGGCCAATCGTCGAATGATTGTTTTCCGACCGCCGTCCATATCGCCGCTGTCGTCAACATCAAGCAAGTGCTGGAACCTGCCTTAAGCGCGCTGCATGGCGCCCTTGCTGCGAAATCCGAGGCTTTTGCCGCGATCATCAAAACTGGCAGGACACATCTTCAGGACGCAACTCCGGTGACGCTCGGGCAGGAATTCTCGGGCTATGCCGCGCAGCTCCAATACGGCCTTGAGCGGCTCGCACTCACCGTCCCGGGACTCTATCGACTTGCGCAGGGCGGCACGGCGGTTGGTACCGGGCTCAACACGAAGAAGGGTTTTGCGGCGGCCTTCGCGGCACGCATCGCGGCGTTGACCGGTTTGCCTTTCGTCCCAGCGCCAAACACCTTCGAGGCGCTGGCGGCGCATGATGCACTGCTGTTCGCGCATGGCGCCTTGAACACGATCGCGGCCAGTCTCTTCAAAATTGCCAACGACATCAGATTTGCGGCGAGCGGCCCCCGCTGCGGAATCGGCGAACTGATTCTGCCGGAAAACGAACCTGGATCGTCAATCATGCCGGGCAAGGTCAATCCGACCCAAGTGGAGGCGCTGACGATGGTGTGCACGCGCGTCTTCGGAAACCAGTCAACAATGACTTTCGCTGCTTCGCAAGGCCACTTCGAGCTCAATGTCTATAAGCCCGTTATCGCTTTTGCCTTCCTCGAAAGCCTCGCGCTTCTAGCCGGCGGGATGAATTGTTTCCGCAAACATTGTGTCGAGGGGTTATATGCCGACGAGCCGAGGATTGCTTTTCTGTTGCAGCGGTCCTTGATGCTGGTCACCGCGCTGGCGCCAAAGATTGGCTACGACAACGCGGCAAAAATCGCTAAGGCCGCGCATCTGCACGGCACCAGCCTGCGGGAAGAGGCGCTGAGCAGCGGTCTTGTCACCGCCGCGGAATTCGACGCGCTGGTGCGCCCGGAAGCGATGCTCGCGCCCGATGACTGA
- the uppP gene encoding undecaprenyl-diphosphatase UppP has product MASACTEGLDTGFATLGYAKVGVLGIVQGITELLPISSTAHMRIVPAFLGWQDPGSAFSAAMQVAALAAVVSYFWADVRGFAVGSVDAIRRRDFQDWNFRFVVWIILATIPILIAGELLKPVLNACHSPLRTLTVIGIACIVMSGLFVLAEIYSRPKRTLENTTLKDAMIIGLAQTGALIPGVSRSGSTLTAALFRDLTREEAARFSFLLGLPAIAGAGLKELWELHKAHLDAHGWSVLAFGLLIASLSAFAAIWGLLRILERFSTWPFALYRGLMGVFLLACVFFGWLPN; this is encoded by the coding sequence ATGGCTTCTGCCTGCACTGAAGGGCTCGACACTGGTTTCGCTACGCTCGGTTACGCCAAAGTCGGCGTGCTCGGCATTGTTCAAGGCATCACTGAACTGTTGCCGATCTCATCGACCGCGCATATGCGGATCGTCCCGGCTTTTCTCGGCTGGCAGGATCCCGGGTCGGCGTTTTCGGCCGCCATGCAGGTCGCGGCACTCGCGGCCGTGGTGAGCTATTTCTGGGCAGATGTGCGCGGCTTTGCCGTGGGTTCCGTCGACGCCATCCGGCGGCGTGATTTTCAGGACTGGAATTTTCGTTTTGTTGTTTGGATCATACTCGCAACAATCCCGATCCTCATCGCAGGAGAATTGCTGAAACCAGTCCTCAACGCGTGTCATTCGCCGCTGCGGACTCTGACCGTCATCGGCATCGCTTGCATTGTCATGTCCGGACTTTTTGTCCTCGCCGAGATCTATTCAAGACCGAAGCGCACCCTCGAAAACACAACGCTTAAAGACGCGATGATCATCGGGCTTGCGCAAACCGGTGCCTTGATCCCAGGCGTATCGCGATCTGGCTCGACACTGACGGCGGCGCTCTTCAGGGATCTCACCCGCGAGGAAGCCGCGCGCTTTTCTTTTCTGCTCGGGTTGCCCGCGATTGCCGGTGCGGGACTAAAAGAATTGTGGGAGCTTCACAAGGCCCATCTCGACGCGCATGGCTGGTCAGTGCTTGCGTTTGGTCTTCTCATCGCATCCTTGTCGGCATTCGCCGCGATTTGGGGCCTGTTGCGCATACTCGAGCGATTTTCAACCTGGCCCTTCGCTCTTTACCGGGGGCTCATGGGAGTTTTCCTGCTCGCTTGCGTTTTCTTTGGCTGGCTGCCGAATTAG
- a CDS encoding porin family protein has product MIRRFLLPLAGLVAAAPALAADIPYRQAPPLVEAPIVPLFTWTGLYLGGQIGYGWGTDTLNVYPLGFGTNFTPNGVVGGGHAGFNYQINQFVAGIEGDVEGTGISRSYSPGGAVYNTKIPVQGSIRGRLGVAFDRVLLYATGGGEFAGFDTNYSGLGSFSHTQAGWTVGGGIEYAITGNWSVRAEYRYTDFGHFTDFTPIAFGLGSSVTHHETENAVRAGFSYKFDPFGVRY; this is encoded by the coding sequence ATGATACGCAGGTTTCTCCTGCCACTGGCTGGGCTCGTGGCTGCCGCGCCAGCCTTAGCGGCCGATATCCCCTACCGGCAGGCGCCGCCACTGGTCGAGGCGCCTATCGTTCCTCTTTTTACGTGGACAGGTCTCTATCTCGGCGGCCAAATTGGCTACGGCTGGGGCACCGATACATTGAACGTTTATCCCCTTGGCTTTGGCACCAATTTCACGCCGAATGGCGTCGTCGGCGGCGGCCATGCTGGTTTTAATTATCAGATCAATCAATTCGTCGCCGGTATCGAAGGCGATGTTGAAGGCACCGGCATCAGCAGAAGCTACAGCCCCGGCGGTGCGGTCTATAATACGAAAATTCCGGTTCAAGGATCGATTCGCGGACGCCTCGGCGTCGCCTTCGACCGGGTCCTTCTCTACGCAACAGGCGGCGGCGAATTCGCAGGCTTCGACACAAATTATTCGGGGCTTGGATCGTTTTCGCATACTCAAGCGGGCTGGACGGTCGGTGGCGGAATTGAATATGCCATTACGGGCAATTGGTCGGTGAGGGCGGAATACCGCTATACGGATTTCGGCCATTTCACCGATTTCACGCCGATTGCTTTTGGCCTCGGATCAAGTGTGACTCACCACGAGACTGAGAACGCCGTTCGCGCGGGCTTTAGTTATAAGTTCGATCCGTTCGGCGTGAGATATTAA
- a CDS encoding porin family protein, which yields MYRKLLLASVAGLAFTGSAAFAADLPSRAPPPVYLPPVPIFTWTGIYLGGQIGYAWASGNHNFTGFDPFFGPAGTFLSSSAGGTPSGVIGGANVGYNYQINQWVLGIEGSVDGTSLSNTAVVAFGDGTSLTAHTKADIQGSIRGRLGVAWDRALIYATGGVAFGGFNTDFSVANSGAVTGVPFFANGNVSNTRVGWTVGGGIQYAITNNWSVRAEYRYTNWGNLRDGSLSPLAAAAPGVFFNGNRHLNQNQVQVGFDYKFDLYAPAPVVAKY from the coding sequence ATGTATCGTAAACTCCTATTAGCGTCAGTTGCCGGATTGGCTTTCACCGGCTCAGCGGCTTTCGCGGCCGATCTTCCCTCGCGCGCTCCGCCGCCGGTCTATCTGCCCCCGGTTCCGATTTTCACCTGGACCGGCATCTATCTCGGCGGCCAGATCGGTTACGCCTGGGCGAGCGGCAACCACAACTTCACCGGATTTGACCCGTTCTTTGGTCCCGCCGGAACTTTTCTTTCGAGCAGCGCTGGCGGCACTCCGAGCGGCGTGATCGGTGGAGCCAACGTCGGTTATAACTATCAGATCAATCAGTGGGTGTTGGGCATCGAAGGTTCCGTCGATGGCACCAGCCTGAGCAATACCGCCGTGGTCGCCTTCGGGGATGGTACGTCTCTGACAGCACACACGAAAGCCGATATTCAGGGTTCGATCCGCGGCCGTCTCGGTGTCGCTTGGGATCGCGCCCTGATTTATGCCACCGGTGGCGTTGCCTTCGGCGGCTTCAATACGGACTTCTCTGTGGCAAACAGTGGAGCGGTAACTGGAGTGCCATTTTTCGCGAACGGCAACGTGTCGAACACCCGCGTTGGCTGGACAGTGGGCGGCGGAATTCAGTACGCCATCACCAACAATTGGTCGGTCCGGGCTGAATATCGCTACACCAATTGGGGCAACCTCCGGGATGGGTCTCTGTCTCCGCTTGCGGCTGCGGCTCCCGGCGTGTTCTTCAACGGAAACCGTCACCTCAATCAGAACCAAGTTCAGGTCGGGTTCGACTATAAATTCGACTTGTACGCCCCAGCTCCGGTCGTCGCGAAATATTGA
- a CDS encoding porin family protein, producing the protein MRRQFLLASAGAIAFAGSAFAAPPSAYLPPVPIFSWTGFYLGGQIGYGWGHDSQQVTAFDPGFVNRELEIFIPPTFIADSFSNSPQGVIGGAHIGYNLQINQWVAGLEGTVDGTSISKSVTDPFSGLTAGTKAPIQGSIRARAGVAWDRALIYVTGGAAFTNITNNYSMFGAGIVPSESISKTRSGWTVGAGIDYAVTNNWSVRVEYRYSDFGHYTDTPFVALVVPPLGASLAVQHHLTQNQVQVGFSYKFDSFPVY; encoded by the coding sequence ATGCGCCGTCAATTTCTCTTGGCATCCGCCGGTGCCATCGCCTTTGCAGGGTCCGCTTTCGCGGCGCCGCCGTCGGCCTATCTGCCGCCGGTTCCAATTTTCTCTTGGACGGGCTTCTATCTCGGTGGCCAGATCGGTTACGGTTGGGGTCACGACAGCCAGCAGGTGACCGCGTTCGATCCTGGGTTTGTCAATCGTGAATTGGAGATCTTCATACCGCCGACTTTCATCGCCGATTCATTCAGCAACAGCCCGCAAGGTGTGATTGGCGGCGCCCATATCGGCTACAATTTGCAGATCAACCAATGGGTCGCTGGCCTTGAAGGCACAGTGGACGGCACCAGCATCAGCAAGAGCGTAACCGACCCCTTTAGCGGTCTCACGGCAGGCACCAAAGCCCCCATCCAAGGTTCGATTCGGGCCCGCGCCGGTGTCGCGTGGGACCGTGCCTTGATCTACGTGACCGGCGGTGCTGCATTCACCAATATTACCAACAATTATTCTATGTTCGGAGCAGGTATTGTCCCTTCTGAAAGCATTTCGAAGACCCGTTCGGGCTGGACGGTCGGCGCGGGCATTGATTATGCCGTTACCAACAATTGGTCGGTGCGGGTGGAATACCGTTATTCGGATTTTGGCCATTACACGGACACCCCTTTCGTCGCATTGGTCGTCCCCCCACTTGGTGCGTCCCTCGCCGTTCAGCACCATCTGACTCAAAACCAGGTGCAGGTCGGCTTCAGCTACAAATTCGACAGCTTCCCCGTATATTAA
- a CDS encoding outer membrane protein, whose amino-acid sequence MRRQFLLASVGAIALAGSAFAADLPIAPPPPPVPIFSWTGLYLGLQVGYAWDHDSENLGLGPTPLLPVPLFIGSAFSTSPSGVIGGAHIGYNLQIGQWVAGIEGTADGTSLSQTVFDPISGINVSTKAPIQGSFRARAGVAWDRALIYVTGGAAFTSIHNDYSTFGLATESISKTRSGWTVGAGIEYAVTNNWSVRAEYRYADFGHYTDFPFAIGFFPFSLTSQHHLTQNQVQLGVSYKL is encoded by the coding sequence ATGCGCCGTCAATTTCTCTTGGCATCCGTCGGTGCCATCGCCCTCGCGGGATCTGCTTTCGCGGCCGATCTTCCCATCGCGCCGCCGCCGCCGCCCGTTCCGATTTTCTCCTGGACAGGTCTCTATCTCGGTCTCCAGGTTGGTTACGCGTGGGATCACGACAGCGAGAATTTAGGTTTGGGCCCGACGCCACTTCTCCCCGTGCCATTATTCATCGGTAGCGCGTTTTCCACCAGCCCGAGCGGTGTCATCGGCGGCGCCCATATCGGCTACAATTTGCAGATCGGCCAGTGGGTCGCGGGCATCGAAGGCACGGCGGACGGCACCAGTCTCAGCCAAACCGTTTTCGACCCCATCAGTGGAATCAATGTGAGCACCAAGGCCCCGATCCAGGGTTCGTTCCGCGCCCGCGCCGGTGTTGCTTGGGACCGCGCCCTGATCTATGTGACGGGCGGCGCTGCATTCACCAGCATCCACAACGACTATTCTACGTTCGGCCTCGCCACTGAAAGCATTTCGAAGACCCGTTCGGGTTGGACGGTTGGCGCCGGCATCGAATACGCCGTCACCAACAATTGGTCGGTGCGGGCGGAATATCGCTATGCGGATTTCGGCCATTATACCGATTTCCCCTTCGCCATCGGCTTCTTTCCGTTCTCCCTTACGTCGCAGCATCATCTGACCCAAAACCAAGTGCAGCTCGGCGTCAGCTACAAACTTTGA